A portion of the Bacillus thuringiensis genome contains these proteins:
- the nuoB gene encoding NADH-quinone oxidoreductase subunit NuoB: MVINFEELHPNERAELERNIFFSTLEQLKGWARSNSLWPMTFGLACCAIEMMGVGSSHYDLDRFGSFFRTSPRQSDVMIVSGTVTKKMAPIVRRLYDQMPEPKWVIAMGSCATAGGPYVNSYAVVKGVDQIVPVDVYIPGCPPNPAALIYGINKLKEKIRYEAKTGKQVTNK; encoded by the coding sequence ATGGTTATAAATTTTGAGGAATTACATCCAAATGAGCGAGCAGAATTAGAACGAAACATCTTTTTTTCTACATTGGAACAGTTGAAAGGATGGGCGAGGAGCAATTCTTTATGGCCGATGACATTCGGACTGGCGTGCTGTGCAATTGAAATGATGGGAGTAGGCTCATCACATTATGATTTAGATCGATTTGGGTCATTTTTTCGGACTTCACCAAGGCAATCGGACGTCATGATTGTATCGGGAACAGTAACGAAGAAGATGGCTCCTATTGTTCGGCGTTTATATGATCAAATGCCCGAACCGAAATGGGTTATTGCGATGGGATCTTGTGCGACAGCAGGTGGTCCGTATGTAAATTCATACGCTGTTGTGAAAGGTGTAGACCAAATCGTACCAGTTGATGTGTATATTCCTGGTTGTCCCCCAAATCCGGCTGCTTTAATTTATGGAATTAATAAATTAAAAGAAAAAATTCGTTACGAAGCAAAGACCGGGAAGCAGGTGACGAATAAATGA
- the nuoA gene encoding NADH-quinone oxidoreductase subunit NuoA, whose product MASVYENSYMIVLIFLLLGILLPVVALTLGRMLRPNKPSAAKATTYESGIEPFHDANIRFHARYYIFALLFVIFDVETLFLYPWAVAYDKLGLFALIEMLIFVVMLLVGLAYAWKKKVLQWL is encoded by the coding sequence ATGGCAAGTGTATATGAAAATAGTTATATGATCGTTTTGATTTTCTTGCTATTAGGTATATTGCTGCCGGTAGTGGCTCTTACATTAGGAAGGATGCTGCGCCCAAATAAACCAAGTGCAGCAAAGGCGACGACGTATGAGAGTGGAATTGAGCCTTTTCATGATGCAAATATTCGGTTTCATGCTCGTTATTATATTTTCGCTTTATTGTTTGTGATCTTTGATGTAGAAACTTTATTTTTATATCCTTGGGCTGTTGCGTATGACAAGCTAGGTTTATTTGCATTAATTGAAATGCTCATCTTTGTTGTAATGTTGCTAGTTGGATTAGCGTATGCTTGGAAAAAGAAGGTGTTACAATGGTTATAA